From Deltaproteobacteria bacterium:
CCTACCAGCCCTCGGACGCGGCCAAGAGCGCCCACGCGGCGCGCCACGGCGAAAAGGTCTGACCGGGAATCCAGCGGGCCGGCGGCAAGCATTTATTGCCAGCCGGCCTTTTTTCATACAGTTACGGATACTATCTTTCTTCTCTTTAATGCTGGAGGCGCGCATGACGGAAAAAGAGAGGCCCGGCCACCCGGGAAGGCACCACGGAGGCGCACCGGGCGGCAAGCCGCCCGCGATCGAAGGCATGGACCTTGAAGCCCTCGTGGATGTAAGCGAAAAAGGGGGCCTGAAGGACGGGGTGCGCCAGCGCCTTAACAGGCGCCTTTTCGTACAGCTCAATGTCTTCACCCGCTGCAAGGACGTAAAACCTCTGATAAAATCTATTGAGATGGCCGGTATCGAGGCGGCGCTTTACCTGGACATCCACGACCCGCAGGGCGTGGGCCTCGTCACCATGAGCCCGGACCCGCTATTCTTCGTGACCGGGTTGAGGAATCTCCTGAGCGGCCCCGGTTTCGGAGATCTCGAGCTAAGGCGAGAATATTCGATGCTCGGGCGCACCTACGGGCTCGGGCACGAAGAAGATCTCGAAGACTGGCTCCTTAAAAGGACCAGGCGGGTGGTCCTCAATAGAAACTGGCCTTGGGCGGTCTGGTATCCGCTCCGGAGGACCGGTGAATTCGTCCGGCTCCCGAAGGAGGAGCAGGCGGCCATGCTCATGGAGCACGGCGTAATCGGCAGGGCATTCGGCAAGGCCGACCTGGGCCATGACGTCAGGCTCGTCTCCAACGGGCTCGACCAGAACGACAACGACTTCGTCATCGGGCTCATCGGAAGCGAGCTCCATCCCCTCTCCGCTCTCGTGCAGACGATGAGGGGGACCAGACAGACCTCTACATATATTCAGGAGATGGGGCCCTTTTTCGTGGGGAGGGCCGCATACCAGAGCCCGATGAAGGCGGAATGAATTACCCAGCGCAAGCCGCAGGGCATTAGACCAATAAAGGCAATCTCTAAAAATTAGATTTTTTTCCCGTAATCAAGGAAGGCCGGGAACAAAAAGCCAGCATATATTATAATATGTGAGCATTTTTATTCCCGTAACTACCCAGAACCCGGGGAAAAGATCAATTTTTAGAGGCAGGACGTTCGCACCATGCTCAGGTACAAGGTCGTGGAACTCTCAACAGTGACCGACGAGACTATCGAAGAGGCGCTCAATTCGCTTACTCCCGAAGGCTTCCGGCTCGAGAGCCTCCATTTCGCCATGAGGGATTCCTCGAAGAGGCCGTCCATGGCTTTTCTCCTCTTTACGCGCGAGGAGCCGGAAAAGGGAGCCGCCGAAGGAGGCAACAGTGACTGAGGGATATGTCTGCATGGAAACCGAAACAGTGCCCTTCCAGAAGGCCGAGGCGCTTGAGCGGTTCCTTGCGAAGTTAATAGACCTCCTCATAGCCGGCGCGTTCTTCGCCTTCCCTACGTTTGTCGGGCCGCTCGCGGCCCTGACATACATTCTAATCTCTGATGGAATCAGAGGCGGGCGGAGCCTCGGTAAACGCGTAATCGGGCTCCGGGCCGTCGCGGCGGAGACAGGCGAGCCGTGCGACTTCAAAAGGTCGATCATCCGGAACTCGCCTTTCGCGCTCCTCATTGTCTTCTGGTTCCTGGTCGGCTGGATACCCTATCTCGGAAAACTTCTATTCCTTGCGGCCGCGCTCGTCGTCGGCGCATTCGAGCTGGTCCTAGTATATACCGACGAACGTGGGGCGAGGTTCGGTGACAGGGTGGCTGGGACGGTGGTGACCGCCTCGAAAAAATAGGGCCTGCGTCAAATCCCTCTCTTATCGATTGAACAACCCGGCGAGATTAAGCCATGTAGGGCGCGCTGTGCGCGCCATGAAAATTGTCATCCTGAGCGAAGCGAAGGATAAAAAGATTCCTATCTCGCCCCTCCTGGCTCGACATTTCGGAATGCCTCGCCCTTAAGGGGCGAGGCATTCAATTTCTGCCCTGCAAAATTGTCGGCCTCTGGCGCTCCCTAAGAATGATTGGTGCGCATAGCTCACCCTACACGGTTTTGTTTTGTTTTGTTTTGTTTTTCAGAACAATCCCGGGCATAAGGCGGAGCGAACATAGGGATGGGGGAAGGGCGGGCGAGGCGGGGCTGCAGGAGCGAGGCCCCGTAGCGGGCCGAGCGACATAAGGGCCTAGCCCGGAGGATGGTGGCGGAACGAGAGCGGAGCCTTATGCCGAAAAGCGCGGCAGCTCGTAAATGGCTTTTTGTTCGAAGTGTTTCCGTGATAATTATCCGTTAGCCTTTGCATACCGATCAACCGCCACAATGCTGCAGCTCCCGTCTTTTTCGTTATATACAATGACTGCGAGCCCCTTTTCGAGCTGCCGCCTCACCTGAATGGTCTTCTCTTCGAGCGTATAGGAGCCCGGACCGTAGTCGGTGCCTTCCCTTGTCACGAACTCCTCTATAAGCCCGGTAAGCGCGTCGTCCGTAAGGAGATGATATGGTATCTCCATCCCTTTCCTTCCGATTTGATTCAGCTTAACTCTTCCAGCTCTTCAGGCTGAACTCGCCTTTTTCGTAGACGAGGTAGGTGCCCCTGAAGGCCCAGCTCCCTGGGTTCGCGTAGACGCCCTTTCTCCCGCCGGATTCGATTGTATGCACGCCGGGCTCGTGGGAATGGCCGAGGACCACGGCGTCAAACCCGCCCGCAATCTCCTCAATTGCGAATCTTTTGAGTCTCGCCTCGGTTATGTTTTCTGATGAGCCGTACCGGAGGGCGTTCCCCCTGCTCTTTCTTGAGAGCATCCCTGCTATGGCCCATACGCCACGGGGTGTCGCCGCAATCGCGGTGGCCCTGAAAAGAGGGCTTCGGAGGTAAGCCCTCCAGAGCCTGTATCCCGCAGTCATGGAGACCGTGTCCCCGTGGCCTACGAGGAACCTTTTCCCGTCCATTGCCATCTCTTCCATGCCGGGATAGACCTTTGCCCCGAGTTCATTCGTAAAGAAAGGGCCCATGGAGAAGTCGTGGTTGCCTTCGAAGTATATGATGCCGACCCCGCGCTCCCGGAGACGGAGCAGGGCTTCGAGGACCGGCTTATAGACCCTCTCGGCCACTCTGTTCGAGCCGGTCCAGAAATCGAAGAGGTCGCCGAGGACCGCGAGCCTTTCCGCTTCGACGGAATCCAGAAACCTTACGAGGCTTGCCTGGTGCGGGTCGCCTTCGCCCTTCAGATGGGCGTCGGCCACAAAGACCGTCTTCATCTTATCCTGAGCGCCTTAATAGCGGCCGCTTCCATTACTTTTACAGGGGCCTTTTTGCCGGTCCAGAGCTCGAAGCCTATCGCGCCCTGGCGGACCAGCATCCCGAGTCCTGTGTGCGTCTTAAGGCCTCGTTTCTCAGCCCCTTTTATGAGTCCGGTCCTTAACGGCCTGTATACGATATCCGAGACGACTGCCCTGGCCGGGAGGGCTCCAATGGGAAGGTCGAGCTCGCCCTTCCCCATCATGCCGGTCGATGTGGTGTTTACAACGAGGTCGGCCTTCAGGAAGTGCTCGAAAAGGGAGTCCTTATCAAGCGGGACTGCCATTATGTCGGTCGAGTCGAACTTCCGGGCGAAGCTCCTGGCAAGCACCTCCGCCCTCTTAAGCGTCCTGTTGGCTATAACGACTGAAACGGGCTTGGCTGCGAGTATCGAATAAAGTATGCTTCTCGCCGCGCCGCCTGCTCCTATGATGACGGCCCTTTTCCGCGCCGCCCTGAAGCCTGTCTCGTCTCTGAGGCTCAAGAGATAGCCCGCTCCGTCGGTATTGTAGCCTATGAGCTTCCCGCCCTTATTGACGATTGTATTCACAGCGCCCAGGTCCATGGCGTGCGGCTCGATTTCGTCGAGGTACTTAAGCACCTTCTCCTTGTGGGGGATGGTGACGTTCACGCCCAAAAGTCCGAGGGCCCTTATCGACTCGACAGCGGCCCTTAGCTCGCCAGAAGGAGCGGACCTCACATGGAACGGCACATAGAGCGCGTTAAGCCCGAGCGCGTTGAAAGCGGCATTGTGCATGGTCGGGGAGAGGGTGTGGCCTATGGGGTCGCCGAAGATCCCCGCTATTTTCGTATTGCCGTTTATCTTCATCCCTTCACCTTGAGCTTAGTATCCTTTCCGCCCTTTCCGCATCCATCCTTATCCGGCGCGCAAGGGCCTCGCTTGACGCGAACGCCTTCTCGCCCCTGAGCCTTCTTACGAACTCCACCTCGATATCTTTACCATAGATGTCGTCCCGGAATCCAAGTATATGGGCCTCGATGCATCGCTTTTTCCCGCCGAATGTCGGGGCAGTCCCTACGTTGACCACGGCCATCCGCCTCTTTCCCTCGACGACGGCGTAGGCAGCGTATACCCCGTCAGCGGGAAGAAGCTCGCTTTTGGCTTCCAGATTGGCAGTGGGGAAGCCTATCTCCTTGCCCCGGTCCATGCCCCGCACAACCCTGCCCCTTACGGAGAAGGGCCGGCCGAGCAGCCTTCCTGCCTCGCCCACCCTGCCCTCGCCAACAAGCCTTCTTATGCGGGAGCTGCTGACCACTTCCCCGCCCTTCCGGTATGCCGGTATGGCACGGACGCTGAAGCCGAGCTCGCGGCCCAGCTCCTCAAGGTACGCGACCGTCCCCGCCTTCCCTTTCCCGAAGGAGAAGTCGTGTCCCACCCAGACCTCTTTCACTCCGAGCGGGATAAGCTCCTCCATGACGAACTCCACCGGGTGCTTTGCGGCGAACTCCTTGGTGAACCTCGCGATAATCATGTAGTCGATTCCGAAAGACTCGACGAGCTCGGCCTTTTTTGCCGGGTTCAGAATGAGGGGAGGGCTCTTCTCAGGGGCAATCACTTTAAGCGGGTGCGGTTCGAAGGTATAGACGACCGAAGGGCAGCCGAGCTTCCTGGCCCTTTCCCTTACCTTCTTAAGTATCTGCTGGTGCCCCAGGTGGAGGCCGTCGAAATTGCCGAGCGTAAGGACCGGGTTGCCGTCCTTTTTTTTCAGTCTTCTCGAATTGCGGAATATCTGCATAGGATTGGGCAAGCTCTAAAAATTTGAGATTTTTCCCGCAATCAAGGAAGGGCGGGAATAAAAAGCGGAGCATATATGACAATATGTGAGCATTTTTATTAACGCCCTGACGCAGAGTCCGGGGAAAAGATCAATTTTTAGAGCTTGCCTGACAGTTCAGAACTTCCCTGACCTCAATATCTGGACGGCCAGCCAGAAGCCGAGGACCGAGGCGATGACGAACCCGAGTATGCCCAGGGCCGGGAGCCCCAGGAACTTGGGCGCCGCTTCGGCCGCGATCACGAGCGAGGAGCCTATGATGAGGGCGGCGATGATGACCGCAAAGGTGAGCCGGTTCGAGGACCTGTCCACCTCGCCCATGAAGTCCTCGAGGCCCTTGTGGAGGAACTCTATCCTCAATCTATCGTCCAGCACCTTTTTCATAAGCCTGCCTGCCTGAGAGGGGAATTCGGCCGCGAGGTCCTTGTAGTCCGACGCGGTCGAGAGCGCGGATTCCGCAATCGACTTCGGGCTCATCCTTTCTATAAAAAGTCTCCTGGCGTACGGCTCGCTCTCGTCAAGGATGTTCACGTCCGGGTAAAGGACGCGCGCGAGCCCTTCGAGCTCTATTATACACTTATCGAAAAGCAGGAGCTCCCTCGGGAGCCTTATCTCGTGGCGCGCAGCCAGCCTTATGTAGTCGAGGAGGAGCTCCCCTATCTTTACATATTTGAGCGGCCTCCCGAAATACTGGAGGATTATATCATGATATTCCATCTCGAATGCGGTCTTGTCGATTGCCTCTGGCAGTATTCCCATCCTCTGGTATACCTTCACTGTGGACTCGATGTCCTGGGTCGCAATGCCGATGAGGATGTCCGCCAGGTTCTGCTTCATCTCCGGCCCGATCCTGCCGACTATGCCGAAGTCCACGAGCGCAATGCTGTCCTTCGAGAGGACGAATATGTTCCCGGAATGCAGGTCGCCGTGGAAGAGGCCGAACTCGAAGACCTGCTTGAAGAATATGTCCGCTATGAGGTGGGCTACGGCTTCCGTGTCTATGCCCTCATCCTTGAGCCTCTTTACCTGGTCGACCTTTATGCCCCTGACGCGCTCCATAGTGAGAACGCCCCTGCCGGTGAGCTCCCAGTAGACCTTCGGCACCTTGACCCTCGGGTCGCCGGAGAAGTTCTCCCTGAACCTCTCCATGTAACTGGCCTCGAGGCTGAAGTCCATCTCCCTCCTTATGACCCTCGAGAACTCCTCGACCATCCCTACCGGGTCGTAAAGCCTGCTCTCCGGGATGTACTTCAAAGCCAGTCGCGCCATGTACTTGAGTATGGCTATGTCGGTGTTTATGACCTCCTCGATGCCGGGCCTCTTAACCTTTACGACCACCTCGTCGCCGTCCCGGGTGATTGCCCTGTGGACCTGGGCTATGGAGGCGGCGGCGACCGGGGCCTCGTCAATCGAGGAGAAGACCTCGGTAACCTGGCGGCCGAACTCTGCCTCGATGACCTTCCGTATTTCGCTGAAAGGGAGCGGGCTTACCGAGTCCTGGAGCTTCAGGAACTCGATTATGTATTCGTGCGGGACGACGTCGGGCCTCGTAGAGAGTATCTGGCCGAACTTTATGAAGGTGGGGCCGAGCTCTTCCATCGCGAGGCGCGCCCTCACGGGCTCGGTAAGCCGGTCCTTCCTCCTTTTACCGGCGAACCTGAGGGGTATGGATACGAGCCTTGCAAGGCGGAGCCTTTCCATAAGTGGATAGAAGCCGTGGCGCACGAGCACGCTCGCGATCTCGCGGAGCCTCCGCGCGCTCTTGTAGGCGACATGGACCCTCAAAGGAGTCATTTCCGCCCCTTTCTTCCGGGCCTTGCGGGCCGCTCCTCGTTAAGGACGAGCTCTATCCTCCGCCTTTCAAGGTCGACTGCAGCGACCTTGACCGTGACCTCGTCGGCAAGCCTGAACGCCCTCTTCGTCCTCTCGCCCACGAGGGCGTGCCGCTTCTCGTCATGTATATAGTAGTCGTCCGTGAGCATGGAGACGTGCACGAGACCCTCTACGAACCAGTCCTTCAGCTCCACGAAAAAACCGAAGCTCGTAACTCCGGAGATCAGCCCTTCATAGACCTCTCCGACCTTGTCCTTCATGAACTGGCACTTCTTCAAGTCCGCTATCTCCCTCTCGGCCTCCATGGCCTTCCTCTCCCTTGCCGAGGTGTGCCCGGCCGCTGCCGGGAGGTACGCCTCCATCCGCTCCCTTGTCTCTGCCCCGTATTTCTTCTTAAGGAGAAGTTTGAGGAGCCTGTGGACGATGAGGTCCGGGTACCTCCTTATGGGCGAGGTGAAGTGCGTATAATCGTCGAAGGCGAGCCCGAAGTGGCCCGCGTTCTCCTCGGAATAGACCGCCTGCTTCATCGAACGCAGAAGCACATGATTCACTAATTTTTCCTCGGGCCTCCCCTCGACCCTCTCAAGCACGGCCTGGAAAGACTTCGGACCCTCGGGGCTGAAGCGTATGCCGAAGGCCGAAAGGAACTCCTTGAAGTCCGCGATAGAATCCTCGCTCGGCTCCTCATGAATTCTATAGAGGAACGGAAGGGCCCGGCGGGAGAACTCCTCGGCAACCGCCCTGTTGGCGGCGAGCATGAACTCTTCTATTAGCCTGTGCGCGATGTTCCTCTCGGATTTGACTATGTCCTCGACCCTGCCCTCGATATCTATAATTATCTGCGGCTCCGGGAGGTCGAAGTCTATCGAGCCCTTCTCGGCCCGCCTCTCCCTCAACTTTTCCGCGAGCACGGCCATGAGCTTAAGGTCCGGGACTATATGCGCGTATCGCGTTGAGAGCGCCGGGTCCTCGTCCAGTATGAGCTTCTTCACGTCCGTGTAGGTCATCCGCTCGACGCTCCGGATTACGCTCTCGTAGAACTTCTTCCCGACCGGCACGCCAGTTTCGTCGAACTCGAGCTCCGCCGTCATGGTCAGCCGGTCGACCCGCGGGTTGAGGCTGCATATGCCGTTCGAGAGGGCCTCGGGGAGCATGGGGATGGCCCTGTCAGGGAAGTATACGCTCGTGCTCCTTGCGTATCCCTCTTTGTCTATCTCGGTCCCCTCCGCTACGTAATGGCTCACGTCCGCTATGGAGACCCAGAGCCTGTAGCCGCGGGGGGTCTTCTCTATAGAGACCGCATCGTCAAAGTCCCTGGCCGTCTCGCCGTCGATCGTAAAGACGCTCCGTTCGCGAAGGTCCGTCCTGCCCCGTATCTCCCTCGCTAAGACGTCTTTTGGGACGGACTTGACCTCGTGCATGACCACAGCCGGGAACCTGTTCGAGAGCCCGTATTTACGGAGTATCACGTCCGCTTCCACGTCCGGGTCGTCAGGGTCGCCGAGCACCTCGATGATTTTTGCCGTTGCGGCCATCTCCCTCGCGGGCCAGCGGGTTATCTCGGCTGAGACAATCCTTCCGTGGGGCGCGTCCGCGGCCTCCTTGAGAGGCACTATTATCTGGTTGGTTATCCGCTCATCCGACGGGATTACCACGCCGAAGCCCCTCGCGAGCTCGAATCTCCCGACTATGGTCTTATGCGCCCTCGAGGTTATCCGTATTATCGAGCCTTCGCGCTTTCCGCCGCGCTTGGTCCCTTCCACCCTCGCGACGACGGTGTCGCCGTGCATGGCGCCTGAGAGCTTACGGCTGCTGATAAAGACATCCCCCTCTTCGCGCCCTTCCTCCGGGACCACGAACCCGTAACCGTCCGGATGACATGTAAGCTCGCCGGTTACGAGGTTCATCTTAGAGGGCAGGCCGAACCTTCCGCCCCTGGTCTTTACGAGGAGCCCTTCGGAGACGAGCGCCTTTACAACGCGCTTAAACCTGTCCCTCTCGGCCCTCGGGACCCCGAAGGCATGGATAAGCTCTCTCAGGGTCAGGGGGCCGGGAGAGGCCTCCTCCATGAACCGGAGCACGATATTACGCGGGTCTTCCCTCTTGTTATTCTTCATAGTCGACTACCGCGACCGATTCCCTTACAGACGCGATGTACTCCGCCACTTTTACGTGCTCGGGGTGCGCCTGGTAGGCTTCGAGGTCCTGGAGGCTATCGAGCCGCACGGTCAAGGCTATGTCGTAGGAGCGGCCGGACCTCAATACGTCCACCCCTACTTCTATTTTCCTTACGACCGGCACCTTGCCTTCGAGCCCCCTCAGGATTTCAGCCGCCCGTTCTATGGAGCCTGGCGACCTGTCCTTGAGCTTGAAGAGCACTACATGGACGACCACTTTTCACCTCTCAATACGGGACCGGCCCAAATGCCTTTGCAGAGTAGCGCAAAGAATGCGCAGGCATTGCGGGCGGTCCCCGATATTAGATTATATCCGCTACTCGCCTTGCGGGCGAATCCATGGAATGTAAAAGGAATTGGACTGCCCGATGCCGGGCGGTCTGGAGGAACACTCTTCGGCTGGTCTTGTCGATTACGGATTGCCGTCACCCACAGTGCTGTATGGAATCGGTCAGGCCTACTTCGGGACCTTCTCCCAGTCCTTCAGGAACCTCTCTATCCCTGAGTCGGTGAGCGGGTGCTTTGAGAGCTGCTCAAGCACCTTGAACGGTATGGTAGCCACATGGGCGCCCATGACCGCGCTCTCGAGGACATGCACCGGGTGCCTGATGCTCGCGGCTATCACCTCTGTGGTGAACCCGTAGTTCGAGTATATTTCGAGTATCTGGGCGATGAGGTCCATGCCCACATGCGAGATGTCGTCGAGCCTTCCTATGAAGGGGCTCACGTATGTGGCGCCCGCCTTGGCGGCCATCAGGGCCTGGACCGGCGAGAAGACGAGGGTCACGTTTGTCTTGATGCCATCCTTGCTTACGGCCTTTACTGCCTTAAGCCCTTCGAGGGTCATGGGCACCTTGACGACCACGTTTTTGTGTATCTTTGAAAGCTCTCTGGCCTCGGATATCATCCCGGAGGCGTCAAGGGATACGGCCTCGGCGCTTACAGGGCCGTCGATTATGGAGCAAATCTCCCGTATCCGCTCCCTGAAGTCGCATTTCTCCTTTGCGACAAGCGATGGGTTGGTCGTCACCCCGTCTATGAGGCCCCACTCGTCCGCCGTCCGTATTTCCTCCAAATTGGCCGTATCTATAAAGAACTTCATCAAAAACTCCCTTGACTAAAGTTTTCCGCTGTGCGAAGATTTCGAATTGTCGAGAGACTATGTTTAGGCATTGCCCGGTTTTTAAAGCCGAATGATAGCCCGAAACAGGGCTTCATTTCAAGGCTTAATTGGCGACAACCGGGAGCGTCTTAACATGCCGAAGTGGCGGAATTGGCAGACGCGCAAGATTCAGGTTCTTGTGGGTGAAAGCCTGTGGGGGTTCGAGTCCCCCCTTCGGCACCAAAAATTAAAGAAACGATGCGGGGGAAGCTCCCCCTCGGATTGGATTCGCCCGACTCGAACAGCGTCCGAGCGCCGACCGGAGGGAGGATGAGGCGTTCCGGGAGGAACGCCGGAAGCTCGGACGCGCGGGTCAGAGCGAGATGCGGGAGCATCGAGCGGCGACCTTCGAGTCCCCCCTTCGGCACCAGTTGATTTAATAAAGGCGGGACGAGAACAGTTTCCGAGCGCCGATTAAAAAAAACGATTTAGCTGAAAAGTAGTTAGAAACTGGAGACAGGCCCTATCCCCCTTCTTTCTAACAGGCGGAAAAACACGAAATTGCTCAGGCTGTTCAAAAAGCTCCAGATGCGAAGCCCCATTAGGAACAGTGGAGCGAGGAATGAGGCGTATTTTTGTATGCGCCGGAGTTAGAGCGACGCAGACAACGAAGCAGATGGACTTTTTCGGCAGCCTGCTAAAAGAACCACTGCGAGGAATCTGCACCCCGTCATGACAGAACGCCTCCGCCAACGGGACCCTGCCCGCGCCAATGGTGCCTAATAAGAAAATACTTATAATAATCCCGGCCTTTAACGAGGAGGCTTCCATTGGAGGCGTAATCGCCCTCATCCGGAAGCACGCGCCCGGGGCCGACATAGTAGTCGTGAACGACGGCTCTACTGACCGCACGGGCGCGATCGCGGAAGGGCTAGGCGTGACTGTCCTAAATCACATATACAACCTGGGCATCGGCGCCACCATGCAGACCGGGTACAAGTATGCCCTCCGGCGCGGGTACGATATCGCGGTGCAGGTTGATGGCGACGGCCAGCACCCGGCCGACCAGATAATCGACCTGGTCAGGCCGGTGGCCGAGGGAAGGGCGGACATGGTCGTTGGCTCGAGATTCCTGGGCATGGGCGAATACAGGCCGTCGATTGCCAGAAGCGCCGGTATGGTCTTTTTCTCCAGGCTCGTTTCGGCCATAATCAGGGAGCGCATGACCGATACCACTTCCGGGTTCAGGGCGGCCGGCAGGAGCTGTATCGAGTTCTTCAGCTCCCGGTATCCTGACGATTACCCGGAAGTGGAGGCGCTGGTGCTCCTCCATAAAAAAGGCTTCCGGATAATGGAGGTCCCGGTTGAAATGACCAAGAGGGCCGGCGGTCGCTCCTCGATAACCCCAATGAAGTCCGTCTATTACATGGCCAAGGTCCTTCTGGCCATCCTGGTGGACCTCATGAAGAGGACTTAGGCCCGAAGGAGAGGCTTCATGTACCTTGTCCAGATAGTCGCGATACTCGGGTCGGTGCTGCTCTTCGGCATAGTCATAGATTTCATCAGGCGGGGGCTTCTCAAAGAGAAATACTCCGTGCTCTGGCTGGCGGCAGCCATAATAATCCTGGCCCTCTCCCTTAAAAAAGAGCTCCTTGACACCTTCGCTGAAAAAATCGGGGTCGCCTATCCCCCGTCGCTTCTTTTCCTTGTGGCCTTTCTATTCGTGCTCCTCATAAACCTCCACTTCTCGGTCGTAATCTCTATCTTTCATGAAAAGAACAAGGTCTTGAGCCAGGAGCTTACTCTCATAAAGAACGCGCTCAAGGAATCCGGCATAGACCTTTCCGGCAAGGGGAAGGCCAAGGGACCGGGGCTCCCGGATGATTAGGCTCTTTTCGCACCGCTGGTTCAGCCCGGCCTTCATTATCTTCATGGCCCTCCTCACTCTTGCCGCGTATTCCAACTCGTTCCGCGCGCCGCTTCTGTTCGACGACTCCCAGACGCTTGACAACCTGCTGCTCCGGGACCTCGGCAATTTCTGGCTCATAGTCGAGAATACAAGGGGGCTTACCCAGTTCACTTTTGCGCTCAACTACGCGGTGGGCGGGTTTGAGGTCTGGGGCTATCACGCGGTGAACCTGGCAGTTCACGTCCTTAACTCGTTTCTGGCCTACTTCCTCCTCCTTGCCACGTTCAGGCTGGCCAATGTGGACGTGCCGGACTCCAGGAGGCTCGCCGCGTTCTCGGCCCTTTTATTCGCCGTGCACCCGGTACAGACCCAGGCGGTCACATATATAGTGCAGCGGATGGAGTCCCTCTCTGCAGGCTTCTATCTACTTTCAGTCCTGCTATTCGCCCGGGCCGCCTCCTCTTCCGCCCCTGTGAGAAAGGCGTTTATGTACGCGGGTGTTGCTGCCTCCTATTTCCTTGCCTTCGTCTCCAAGGAGGTCGCCTATACCCTGCCTGCCATCATCCTTCTTTATGACATCTGCTTTATAGCGAAGGGGAGGTGCCGTGAGATGCTGTCGAGGTGGCCGGTATACTGCCTCCTTGCCGCCCTCTTCGCCTATTTCACGGTGACGACCGTAGCGCCGCTCGGCGGATTAAGCCGTCCGAAGAAGGTAAGCGCGATCGAGGCCTCGGAAAGGCATGCCGCCGCACTGCCCCTGCGTGTCCTCAAAATCGTAAGCGCCCCGTCGTTCCTTACGGCACCGGAGGCGAACGCGGAAGAGGCAGGCGCGCCCTTGTCGCAAGACAGGGCGCAGGATGCGGGGGAAAAGAGCAAATACGGCGATTCAGCCGGGTTCGGGCTCTCCGGGGTGAGCCCGAAAGAATACCTCTATACGCAGTTCAATGCCATCGTATACTATATCGCCCTCCTTACGGTGCCCGTGAACCAGAATATCGACTACGATTTCCCTTGGGCCAGTGAGTTACTTAAGGCACCGTCAGTTCCGCCCGGAACAATCCTCAACATACCCGTCCTTCCGCCGGCTGCATCACTTATTATATTGCTG
This genomic window contains:
- a CDS encoding RDD family protein, which gives rise to MTEGYVCMETETVPFQKAEALERFLAKLIDLLIAGAFFAFPTFVGPLAALTYILISDGIRGGRSLGKRVIGLRAVAAETGEPCDFKRSIIRNSPFALLIVFWFLVGWIPYLGKLLFLAAALVVGAFELVLVYTDERGARFGDRVAGTVVTASKK
- a CDS encoding AarF/ABC1/UbiB kinase family protein; the protein is MTPLRVHVAYKSARRLREIASVLVRHGFYPLMERLRLARLVSIPLRFAGKRRKDRLTEPVRARLAMEELGPTFIKFGQILSTRPDVVPHEYIIEFLKLQDSVSPLPFSEIRKVIEAEFGRQVTEVFSSIDEAPVAAASIAQVHRAITRDGDEVVVKVKRPGIEEVINTDIAILKYMARLALKYIPESRLYDPVGMVEEFSRVIRREMDFSLEASYMERFRENFSGDPRVKVPKVYWELTGRGVLTMERVRGIKVDQVKRLKDEGIDTEAVAHLIADIFFKQVFEFGLFHGDLHSGNIFVLSKDSIALVDFGIVGRIGPEMKQNLADILIGIATQDIESTVKVYQRMGILPEAIDKTAFEMEYHDIILQYFGRPLKYVKIGELLLDYIRLAARHEIRLPRELLLFDKCIIELEGLARVLYPDVNILDESEPYARRLFIERMSPKSIAESALSTASDYKDLAAEFPSQAGRLMKKVLDDRLRIEFLHKGLEDFMGEVDRSSNRLTFAVIIAALIIGSSLVIAAEAAPKFLGLPALGILGFVIASVLGFWLAVQILRSGKF
- a CDS encoding chlorite dismutase family protein codes for the protein MDLEALVDVSEKGGLKDGVRQRLNRRLFVQLNVFTRCKDVKPLIKSIEMAGIEAALYLDIHDPQGVGLVTMSPDPLFFVTGLRNLLSGPGFGDLELRREYSMLGRTYGLGHEEDLEDWLLKRTRRVVLNRNWPWAVWYPLRRTGEFVRLPKEEQAAMLMEHGVIGRAFGKADLGHDVRLVSNGLDQNDNDFVIGLIGSELHPLSALVQTMRGTRQTSTYIQEMGPFFVGRAAYQSPMKAE
- a CDS encoding bifunctional riboflavin kinase/FAD synthetase, with amino-acid sequence MQIFRNSRRLKKKDGNPVLTLGNFDGLHLGHQQILKKVRERARKLGCPSVVYTFEPHPLKVIAPEKSPPLILNPAKKAELVESFGIDYMIIARFTKEFAAKHPVEFVMEELIPLGVKEVWVGHDFSFGKGKAGTVAYLEELGRELGFSVRAIPAYRKGGEVVSSSRIRRLVGEGRVGEAGRLLGRPFSVRGRVVRGMDRGKEIGFPTANLEAKSELLPADGVYAAYAVVEGKRRMAVVNVGTAPTFGGKKRCIEAHILGFRDDIYGKDIEVEFVRRLRGEKAFASSEALARRIRMDAERAERILSSR
- a CDS encoding DUF4177 domain-containing protein → MLRYKVVELSTVTDETIEEALNSLTPEGFRLESLHFAMRDSSKRPSMAFLLFTREEPEKGAAEGGNSD
- a CDS encoding shikimate dehydrogenase — protein: MKINGNTKIAGIFGDPIGHTLSPTMHNAAFNALGLNALYVPFHVRSAPSGELRAAVESIRALGLLGVNVTIPHKEKVLKYLDEIEPHAMDLGAVNTIVNKGGKLIGYNTDGAGYLLSLRDETGFRAARKRAVIIGAGGAARSILYSILAAKPVSVVIANRTLKRAEVLARSFARKFDSTDIMAVPLDKDSLFEHFLKADLVVNTTSTGMMGKGELDLPIGALPARAVVSDIVYRPLRTGLIKGAEKRGLKTHTGLGMLVRQGAIGFELWTGKKAPVKVMEAAAIKALRIR
- a CDS encoding UDP-2,3-diacylglucosamine diphosphatase; this encodes MKTVFVADAHLKGEGDPHQASLVRFLDSVEAERLAVLGDLFDFWTGSNRVAERVYKPVLEALLRLRERGVGIIYFEGNHDFSMGPFFTNELGAKVYPGMEEMAMDGKRFLVGHGDTVSMTAGYRLWRAYLRSPLFRATAIAATPRGVWAIAGMLSRKSRGNALRYGSSENITEARLKRFAIEEIAGGFDAVVLGHSHEPGVHTIESGGRKGVYANPGSWAFRGTYLVYEKGEFSLKSWKS
- a CDS encoding YheU family protein, translating into MEIPYHLLTDDALTGLIEEFVTREGTDYGPGSYTLEEKTIQVRRQLEKGLAVIVYNEKDGSCSIVAVDRYAKANG